The Acinetobacter defluvii genome includes a region encoding these proteins:
- a CDS encoding DsbA family oxidoreductase, which produces MRVDIWSDVVCPFCYIGKKRLEAAAQQAEIELEIHWHSFELDPEAPIRQEISNSERLAQKYGRTLAEVEDMQRNIAAMAKEEGIEFNWENANSGNTFNAHRIIHLAQSKGLGSEAKEAFFYSYMTQGLPIGERETIEDVASRIGLNPVEVDDVLNSDEFADFVKFDQEVAREQLKVTGVPFFVFDQRIALAGAQPREVFIQVLEQALSTTSNQELENSQSDICNEDSCEIVDQK; this is translated from the coding sequence ATGCGTGTAGATATTTGGTCAGATGTCGTTTGCCCATTTTGTTATATCGGTAAAAAACGCTTAGAAGCCGCAGCACAACAAGCCGAGATCGAACTTGAAATTCATTGGCATAGTTTTGAACTCGATCCTGAAGCTCCAATTCGTCAAGAAATTTCTAACTCTGAGCGCCTTGCACAAAAGTATGGTCGTACATTGGCTGAAGTCGAAGACATGCAACGCAATATTGCAGCGATGGCAAAAGAGGAAGGTATCGAGTTTAATTGGGAAAATGCCAATTCAGGAAATACGTTTAATGCACATCGTATTATTCACCTTGCGCAAAGCAAAGGACTTGGTTCAGAAGCCAAAGAAGCTTTTTTCTATAGCTATATGACACAAGGTTTACCAATTGGTGAGCGGGAAACGATTGAGGATGTCGCTTCACGAATTGGCTTAAATCCTGTTGAAGTCGATGATGTATTGAACTCAGATGAATTTGCAGACTTTGTCAAATTTGACCAAGAAGTTGCGCGTGAACAGCTCAAAGTCACAGGTGTACCTTTCTTTGTATTTGATCAACGTATTGCCCTTGCTGGTGCACAACCACGTGAGGTTTTTATACAAGTACTCGAACAAGCATTATCCACGACGTCAAACCAAGAGCTCGAAAACTCACAAAGCGATATTTGCAATGAGGACAGTTGTGAAATAGTCGATCAAAAATAA
- a CDS encoding HipA domain-containing protein gives MQEDVEIKYAIYDISEFDSDSLEQLGTKSKFWYVNQDDEYLFKSVTSSTGERLGEDWAEKIACELAELLSLPHAHYELAIYKGVRGVITKNFINKNLAQRSESLTTGNELLQEHILQLGVENPNIQYIEHVYKVMNDKIERKPLGFSSLSNIKTASDFFVGYLMFDALISNQDRHNENWGMIMTSKGDTHLAPSYDHGAGFARNESDETRKLRLESRDKGQLVTNYVRKAKSQFQDPLTGKRLKLLEAFRQYALIEKKAALTWLDKLQSIDSDQIRGIIDKIPDQLMSDIAKRFTLELIICNKENLLQLNKEFSKDV, from the coding sequence ATGCAGGAAGATGTTGAGATTAAATATGCAATATATGATATTTCTGAATTTGATTCAGATTCTTTGGAGCAATTGGGTACTAAGAGTAAATTCTGGTATGTAAATCAGGATGATGAGTATTTATTTAAAAGTGTTACGTCAAGTACAGGTGAACGGTTAGGTGAAGATTGGGCGGAAAAAATAGCTTGTGAACTTGCTGAACTATTAAGCCTACCACATGCCCACTATGAATTAGCTATTTATAAAGGGGTACGCGGTGTTATCACAAAAAACTTCATCAATAAGAATTTAGCACAACGCTCTGAGTCACTTACAACAGGAAATGAGTTACTACAGGAACATATTTTACAATTAGGCGTAGAGAACCCTAATATTCAATATATAGAGCATGTTTATAAAGTAATGAATGATAAAATTGAGAGAAAGCCTTTAGGTTTTTCAAGTTTATCGAATATTAAAACTGCGAGTGATTTTTTTGTAGGGTATCTAATGTTTGATGCACTAATTTCTAACCAAGACAGGCATAATGAAAATTGGGGAATGATTATGACTTCAAAAGGTGATACTCATTTGGCTCCAAGTTATGATCATGGTGCTGGTTTTGCTAGAAATGAGAGTGATGAAACTAGAAAACTGAGACTTGAAAGTAGAGATAAAGGACAACTAGTAACAAATTATGTAAGAAAGGCTAAATCACAATTTCAAGACCCATTAACGGGCAAGCGGCTAAAGTTACTTGAAGCTTTTAGGCAATATGCTTTAATAGAGAAGAAGGCTGCTTTAACTTGGTTAGATAAATTGCAATCAATCGATTCTGATCAAATAAGGGGTATTATTGATAAAATACCTGATCAATTAATGTCAGATATTGCAAAGAGATTCACATTGGAATTAATCATTTGTAATAAAGAGAATTTATTACAATTGAATAAAGAGTTTAGTAAAGATGTTTAG
- a CDS encoding dodecin family protein: MAIAKVVEVNSSSNKSFEDAIQTGIQKVTETVKNVQGAWINEQKVIVREDKITEYRVNLKVSFLVE, encoded by the coding sequence ATGGCAATAGCAAAAGTTGTTGAAGTAAACTCAAGCAGTAATAAAAGTTTTGAAGATGCTATTCAAACAGGTATCCAAAAAGTCACTGAAACTGTAAAAAATGTCCAAGGGGCTTGGATCAACGAACAAAAAGTCATCGTAAGAGAGGATAAAATTACTGAATATCGTGTGAATTTAAAAGTAAGTTTCTTGGTTGAATAA
- the fadB gene encoding fatty acid oxidation complex subunit alpha FadB gives MIHAGNAITVQMLSDGIAEFRFDLQGESVNKFNRATLEDFKAAIEAVKNNSEIKGLIVTSGKSTFIVGADITEFGENFAQGEQAIVDWAMPVHDIFNAFEDLEIPKVAAINGIALGGGFEMCLVCDYRVMSEAATVGLPEVKLGIIPGFGGTVRLSRVIGIDNAVEWIATSANKRPEAALKDGAVDAVVAADKLQEAAIDLVKQAISGRLDWKAKRQEKLEPVKLDMLEQMMAFNSSKGVVLAKANPAQYPAPKLLLDSLQAGVSQKRDEALKAEAEAFAKAAVTPQAGALIGLFINDQVVKKASKKHEKGAHPVNQAAVLGAGIMGGGIAYQAASKGTPIIMKDIGNPQLALGMSEANKLLTKQVERKKMTPAKMGETLARIRPTLSYDEFKEVDIVIEAVTENPKIKEAVLKDTESKVRDNTIIASNTSTISITRLANALARPENFVGMHFFNPVHMMPLVEVIRGEKTSEEAIATTVVLAQKMGKTPIVVNDCPGFLVNRVLFPYFGAFDLLLKDGADFQQVDKVMEKFGWPMGPAYLIDVVGIDTGVHGAEVMAEGFPDRMKPDFKGAIDIMYENKRLGQKNDVGFYKYELDRKGKKAKVVDPTAYELVASMATTAKHEFDAQEIIDRMMLAFCNETVRCLEDNIVSTASEADMAMIMGVGFPPFRGGPCRYIDQTGVAEYVALCDKYAHLGKAYEAPQMLRDMAANNKKFYG, from the coding sequence ATGATCCACGCTGGCAATGCCATTACCGTCCAAATGCTTTCGGACGGAATTGCAGAATTCCGCTTTGACTTACAAGGTGAGTCGGTTAACAAATTCAACCGTGCAACGCTTGAAGACTTTAAAGCTGCTATCGAAGCTGTAAAAAATAACAGCGAAATAAAAGGCTTAATCGTAACAAGTGGCAAATCTACATTTATCGTCGGTGCAGACATCACTGAGTTTGGTGAAAACTTTGCACAAGGCGAACAAGCGATTGTCGATTGGGCAATGCCTGTACACGACATTTTCAATGCTTTTGAAGATTTAGAAATTCCTAAAGTTGCTGCAATCAATGGCATCGCATTAGGCGGTGGTTTTGAAATGTGCCTCGTGTGTGACTACCGTGTCATGTCTGAAGCTGCAACTGTAGGCTTACCTGAAGTTAAACTCGGGATCATTCCTGGTTTCGGTGGTACAGTCCGTTTAAGTCGTGTGATCGGTATCGACAATGCGGTTGAGTGGATTGCAACATCTGCGAACAAACGTCCTGAGGCTGCACTCAAAGATGGTGCTGTAGACGCGGTTGTTGCTGCCGATAAACTACAAGAAGCTGCGATTGACCTTGTAAAACAAGCAATCTCTGGTCGTTTAGACTGGAAAGCAAAACGTCAAGAAAAATTAGAGCCTGTTAAACTTGACATGCTTGAACAAATGATGGCGTTTAACTCATCTAAAGGTGTGGTTCTTGCGAAAGCAAATCCTGCTCAATACCCTGCGCCGAAACTTCTCCTTGATTCACTTCAAGCAGGTGTCAGCCAAAAACGTGATGAAGCGTTAAAAGCTGAAGCTGAAGCATTTGCTAAAGCTGCGGTAACGCCACAAGCAGGTGCATTGATTGGTTTATTCATCAATGACCAAGTTGTGAAAAAAGCATCGAAAAAACATGAAAAAGGTGCGCATCCTGTAAACCAAGCGGCTGTTCTAGGTGCTGGTATCATGGGTGGCGGTATTGCTTACCAAGCGGCGAGCAAAGGCACACCAATCATCATGAAAGACATCGGTAACCCACAACTTGCATTAGGTATGTCTGAAGCGAACAAATTGTTGACTAAACAAGTTGAACGTAAAAAGATGACCCCTGCAAAAATGGGTGAAACGCTTGCACGTATCCGTCCAACTTTAAGCTATGATGAGTTTAAAGAAGTGGACATCGTGATTGAGGCAGTCACTGAAAATCCAAAAATCAAAGAAGCTGTATTGAAAGATACTGAAAGCAAAGTACGTGATAACACGATCATTGCATCTAACACGTCGACGATTTCAATTACGCGTCTTGCAAATGCATTGGCTCGTCCTGAAAACTTCGTCGGTATGCACTTCTTTAACCCAGTGCACATGATGCCACTTGTAGAAGTCATCCGTGGTGAGAAGACTTCTGAAGAAGCAATCGCAACCACTGTTGTTTTAGCGCAAAAAATGGGTAAAACACCAATCGTAGTGAATGACTGCCCAGGCTTCCTTGTAAACCGTGTCTTGTTCCCTTACTTCGGTGCGTTTGACCTTCTTTTGAAAGACGGTGCAGACTTCCAGCAAGTGGATAAAGTGATGGAAAAATTCGGCTGGCCAATGGGTCCTGCATACCTCATCGATGTGGTTGGTATCGACACAGGTGTACACGGCGCAGAAGTGATGGCAGAAGGTTTCCCTGACCGTATGAAGCCAGACTTCAAAGGTGCGATCGATATCATGTATGAAAACAAACGTCTTGGTCAAAAAAATGACGTTGGTTTCTACAAATATGAGTTAGATCGTAAAGGTAAAAAAGCCAAAGTAGTTGATCCAACTGCGTACGAGCTTGTTGCATCTATGGCGACAACTGCAAAACACGAGTTTGATGCTCAAGAAATCATTGACCGTATGATGCTTGCTTTCTGTAACGAAACTGTTCGTTGCTTAGAAGACAACATCGTATCTACTGCTTCTGAAGCAGATATGGCAATGATCATGGGTGTAGGTTTCCCTCCATTCCGTGGTGGTCCATGCCGTTACATCGACCAAACTGGTGTTGCTGAATATGTTGCGCTTTGCGACAAATATGCACACTTAGGTAAGGCTTATGAAGCGCCACAAATGTTGCGTGACATGGCTGCTAACAACAAAAAATTCTACGGTTAA
- the fadA gene encoding acetyl-CoA C-acyltransferase FadA, whose product MATLNPRDVVIVDGVRSAMGKTKNGMFRNVRADSMSAELVRALVARNQFDVNEVEDVVWGCVNQTLEQGMNIARNIVLLADLPKTVGGQTVNRLCGSSMQAIHTAAAQIATNQGDIFIIGGVEHMGHVGMMHGIDLNPEASKHYAKASNMMGLTAEMLGRMNGISREEQDKFGVESHVRAWTATQEGRFKNEIVGIEGHDANGFKILCDVDEVIRPDANLAAFEALRPVFDPKGGTVTAATSSALSDGASAMLLMSAERAQALGLKPRAVIRSMAIAGCDAAIMGYGPVPATQKALKRAGLSMDDIQTIELNEAFAAQGLSVMKGLNIYDKQDIINHNGGAIALGHPLGCSGARITTTLLNVMEQQDTQIGLATMCIGLGQGIATIIERV is encoded by the coding sequence ATGGCTACTTTAAATCCACGTGACGTTGTCATCGTTGATGGCGTACGTTCTGCAATGGGTAAAACCAAAAACGGTATGTTCCGTAATGTACGTGCTGATAGTATGTCTGCTGAACTCGTACGTGCTTTAGTTGCTCGTAACCAGTTTGATGTCAATGAAGTTGAAGATGTCGTTTGGGGCTGTGTAAACCAAACTTTAGAGCAAGGGATGAACATTGCTCGTAACATCGTGCTTTTAGCGGATCTTCCTAAAACTGTTGGCGGTCAAACGGTTAACCGTCTATGCGGTTCATCTATGCAAGCAATCCACACAGCTGCTGCTCAGATCGCAACTAACCAAGGTGATATTTTCATCATCGGTGGTGTAGAGCATATGGGTCACGTAGGCATGATGCACGGCATTGACCTGAATCCAGAAGCATCTAAGCACTATGCCAAAGCATCGAACATGATGGGCTTAACTGCTGAAATGTTAGGTCGTATGAATGGCATTAGCCGCGAAGAGCAAGACAAGTTTGGTGTTGAATCTCACGTTCGTGCTTGGACTGCAACGCAAGAAGGTCGTTTTAAAAATGAAATCGTGGGTATTGAAGGTCATGATGCGAATGGCTTCAAAATCCTGTGCGATGTGGATGAAGTGATTCGCCCAGATGCAAACTTAGCTGCATTTGAAGCGTTACGTCCTGTGTTTGATCCGAAAGGCGGTACAGTAACAGCTGCAACTTCTTCAGCTTTGTCTGATGGTGCATCTGCAATGTTGCTCATGTCTGCTGAACGTGCACAAGCTTTAGGTCTTAAGCCTCGTGCTGTGATTCGCTCTATGGCAATTGCAGGTTGTGACGCTGCGATCATGGGTTATGGTCCTGTTCCTGCAACGCAAAAAGCACTTAAACGTGCTGGCTTGAGTATGGATGACATCCAAACTATCGAGTTAAACGAAGCGTTTGCTGCGCAAGGTCTTTCTGTCATGAAAGGTCTTAATATTTATGACAAGCAAGACATCATCAATCACAATGGTGGTGCTATTGCTTTAGGTCACCCACTGGGCTGTTCTGGTGCGCGTATCACAACAACTTTATTGAACGTGATGGAACAACAAGATACGCAAATTGGTCTTGCGACCATGTGTATTGGTCTTGGTCAAGGGATCGCGACAATTATCGAACGTGTTTAA
- the htpG gene encoding molecular chaperone HtpG, translating to MSEQSAQKHSFQAEVAQLLHLVTHSLYSNPEIFLRELISNASDACDKLRFEGINHPDYYENDPNLHVRVSLDKEAKTITISDNGIGLTQQEAIDNLGTIAKSGTKDFMSKLTGDQKSDAQLIGQFGVGFYSGFIVAEKITVESRRAGELATDGVRWISAGTGDFEVEQINKESRGTDIILHLRDDALEYLESYKVKQIINKYSDHISLPIEMQKEVWQEEEVAEGEEPKGGQYVKTDEWEAINSASALWTRNKNEISEEQYVDFYKNLTHDFEAPLAWAHNRVEGSTEYTQLLYVPSKAPGNIFTREAKAGIKLYVKRVFIMDDADNLIPNYLRFVQGVVDSADLPLNVSRELLQESRDVKTIREGNTRRILTMLDGLAKSEDEKDQEKFKTFYAEFGSVIKEGLGEDFANRERILKLLRFATSTNDEVSTSLEAYKARMKEGQKAIYYVTADSLVAAKNSPQLELFRKKGIEVLLMADRVDEWAMEFVHEFDGTPMQNVAKGAVDLGDLQDAEEKKALEAAAEQFKPVVEKLSDSLKAKTKEVRVTTRLVDSPACLVTSEGELSPQLIRMLKQAGQAVPESKPILEINPEHPLVKKLEGSAQFDDLANVIFDQAVIAEGGLPDDPAEYVKRINNLLLK from the coding sequence ATGAGTGAGCAAAGCGCACAAAAGCATAGTTTCCAAGCTGAGGTTGCACAGCTTTTACATTTGGTGACACATTCACTTTATTCAAACCCTGAAATTTTCCTACGTGAATTGATTTCAAATGCTTCAGATGCATGTGATAAATTGCGTTTTGAAGGGATTAACCATCCTGATTATTATGAAAATGATCCAAATTTGCATGTCCGTGTCAGCTTAGATAAAGAGGCAAAGACGATTACCATTTCTGACAATGGGATTGGTCTAACTCAACAAGAAGCGATTGATAACCTAGGAACCATTGCAAAATCGGGTACCAAAGACTTTATGTCCAAACTCACTGGCGATCAGAAATCTGATGCACAGTTGATTGGTCAGTTTGGTGTAGGTTTTTATTCAGGCTTTATCGTTGCTGAAAAAATTACAGTAGAATCACGCCGTGCAGGTGAACTAGCGACTGATGGTGTACGTTGGATTAGCGCAGGAACAGGTGATTTTGAAGTTGAGCAAATCAACAAAGAGAGTCGTGGTACAGACATTATTTTGCATTTACGTGATGATGCACTTGAATATTTAGAATCTTATAAAGTTAAACAAATCATCAATAAATATTCGGATCACATCAGCTTGCCAATCGAGATGCAAAAAGAAGTATGGCAGGAAGAAGAGGTTGCTGAAGGTGAAGAGCCTAAAGGCGGTCAGTATGTGAAAACTGATGAATGGGAAGCGATTAATTCTGCAAGTGCGTTGTGGACCCGTAACAAAAATGAGATCAGCGAAGAGCAATATGTTGATTTCTACAAAAATTTAACGCATGACTTTGAAGCACCTCTGGCATGGGCGCATAACCGTGTCGAAGGTAGTACGGAATATACGCAATTGCTTTATGTGCCGAGCAAAGCACCAGGTAATATTTTCACACGTGAAGCCAAAGCAGGCATTAAACTCTATGTAAAACGTGTTTTTATTATGGATGATGCGGATAACTTGATTCCAAATTATTTGCGTTTCGTACAAGGTGTGGTCGATAGTGCGGATCTTCCGCTTAACGTTAGCCGTGAACTTTTACAAGAAAGTCGTGATGTTAAAACCATTCGTGAAGGAAATACTCGCCGTATTCTCACCATGTTGGATGGGTTGGCAAAATCAGAAGATGAAAAAGACCAAGAGAAATTCAAAACCTTCTATGCTGAATTTGGTTCAGTAATTAAAGAGGGCTTGGGCGAGGACTTTGCTAATCGTGAACGTATTTTAAAATTATTGCGCTTTGCAACATCGACCAATGATGAGGTGTCGACTTCACTAGAAGCTTATAAAGCACGTATGAAAGAAGGGCAAAAAGCCATTTATTACGTGACGGCAGATAGCTTGGTAGCAGCGAAAAACTCACCACAACTGGAATTGTTCCGTAAAAAAGGCATCGAAGTTTTGCTTATGGCAGATCGTGTGGATGAATGGGCAATGGAGTTCGTGCATGAGTTTGATGGCACGCCAATGCAAAACGTGGCAAAAGGTGCAGTTGATCTTGGTGATTTACAAGATGCTGAAGAGAAGAAAGCACTTGAAGCAGCTGCAGAGCAGTTTAAACCTGTCGTTGAAAAATTGTCTGATTCACTTAAAGCCAAAACCAAAGAAGTACGTGTAACGACACGTTTGGTGGATTCTCCTGCATGTTTAGTGACCAGTGAAGGTGAGCTTTCTCCACAATTGATACGTATGTTGAAACAAGCAGGACAAGCTGTTCCGGAGTCAAAACCGATTCTTGAAATTAATCCAGAGCATCCATTGGTAAAAAAATTGGAAGGTTCAGCACAATTTGATGATCTTGCCAACGTGATCTTTGATCAAGCGGTGATTGCAGAAGGTGGTTTACCTGATGACCCTGCGGAATATGTAAAACGTATTAATAATTTATTGTTAAAATAA
- a CDS encoding PH domain-containing protein, translating into MQTFRSKIDWWVLGFIIAMTGLLLQLLVTMYAKGTMQEYTEHTAVYIITIAVLWWPILNTRYVVGENTLTIHCLLFKWRVPIVNIEKISKTNHSISSPALSLNRLKIEYLNEGKSKYILVSPRNPQKFYQALQQKNSKIEVAV; encoded by the coding sequence ATGCAGACATTTCGAAGTAAAATTGATTGGTGGGTTTTAGGTTTTATTATTGCCATGACGGGACTGTTATTACAGCTTTTGGTGACCATGTATGCAAAGGGGACGATGCAAGAATATACCGAACATACCGCAGTATATATCATAACCATTGCAGTGCTATGGTGGCCTATATTGAATACACGTTATGTCGTGGGCGAAAATACTTTAACCATTCATTGTCTGTTGTTCAAATGGAGGGTTCCTATCGTAAATATTGAAAAAATAAGTAAAACGAATCATTCTATTTCTTCTCCTGCATTGTCTTTAAATCGTTTAAAAATTGAATATTTAAACGAGGGTAAATCCAAATATATTTTAGTTTCTCCTCGAAACCCGCAAAAGTTTTATCAAGCATTGCAGCAGAAAAACTCAAAGATAGAAGTGGCTGTGTAG
- the lpxO gene encoding lipid A hydroxylase LpxO, whose protein sequence is MIKWIILAIFVISALYIQNRGTVRHSFYRQFFDHSTLLAPINFLMYMFSKVPNQPYIDTQYFQDLKVLDENWEMIRDEAQALYAQGGIKASSSYDDLGFNSFFKTGWKRFYLKWYDSAHPSASELCPKTTALLKTLPTIKAAMFTELAPDSRLVRHRDPYAGSLRYHLGLMTPNDDRCFIDVDGQKYSWRDGESVVFDETYIHYAENKTDQNRIIFFADVERPLTAGWMEAFNHWFGKKVMTAASSPNEAGDQTGGLNKVFGYVYQVRIKAKALKKTNRSLYYFLKWFLMLGLFFLIFIRPYVFD, encoded by the coding sequence ATGATTAAATGGATCATATTGGCGATTTTTGTGATTTCAGCGCTATATATTCAAAATCGCGGAACAGTGCGTCATTCGTTTTATCGGCAATTTTTTGACCATTCTACGCTGCTCGCACCAATTAACTTTCTAATGTATATGTTTTCGAAAGTACCGAATCAACCCTATATCGACACCCAATATTTTCAAGATTTGAAAGTATTAGATGAAAATTGGGAAATGATTCGAGATGAAGCACAAGCCCTGTATGCTCAAGGTGGTATTAAGGCTTCAAGTAGCTATGATGATCTAGGTTTTAACTCATTTTTTAAAACAGGTTGGAAGCGTTTTTATCTGAAATGGTATGACTCAGCACATCCATCTGCGTCAGAACTCTGCCCTAAAACTACAGCATTATTGAAAACATTACCCACTATTAAAGCCGCTATGTTTACGGAACTGGCACCAGACAGTCGTTTAGTACGTCATCGTGATCCATATGCAGGCTCATTGCGTTACCATTTAGGTTTAATGACTCCAAACGATGATCGTTGTTTTATTGATGTAGATGGTCAAAAGTATTCATGGCGTGATGGTGAAAGTGTAGTATTTGATGAAACTTATATTCATTATGCTGAAAATAAAACCGATCAAAATCGTATCATTTTCTTTGCAGATGTTGAGCGACCATTAACTGCAGGTTGGATGGAAGCTTTTAATCATTGGTTTGGCAAAAAAGTCATGACTGCGGCAAGCTCACCTAATGAAGCAGGTGATCAAACTGGTGGCTTAAACAAAGTCTTTGGTTATGTTTATCAAGTTCGAATTAAAGCCAAAGCATTGAAAAAAACGAATCGCTCACTGTACTACTTTCTAAAATGGTTTCTGATGTTAGGACTATTCTTCCTCATTTTTATTCGACCTTATGTTTTTGACTAA
- a CDS encoding PH domain-containing protein has translation MFKNLASEVMGTSDIGVIVEPHEFNKTDIDDYIFHEDNEKIFFVIKSKTDEYCFTNVAFMHLDGKSAMSKKRMLYRYLYKHHPIKNVLLETAGTVDLDAEIKFQLGEQTFSIDIDKKQIEKIRDLYKALFTIGETCREINRKRNILLQSNENVQKMFNLRELSEQVILNLPEIINQTSHQVEEYANQRIKEIENYDFSEIFERYLKN, from the coding sequence ATGTTTAAAAATTTAGCCTCTGAAGTCATGGGAACAAGTGATATTGGAGTCATTGTTGAACCACATGAGTTTAATAAAACCGATATTGATGATTATATTTTTCATGAAGACAATGAAAAAATTTTCTTTGTGATCAAAAGTAAAACGGATGAATATTGTTTTACCAATGTTGCGTTTATGCATTTAGATGGTAAAAGTGCTATGAGCAAAAAACGCATGCTATATCGTTATTTATATAAACATCATCCGATCAAAAATGTATTGCTTGAAACGGCGGGCACAGTTGATTTGGATGCAGAAATCAAATTTCAATTGGGTGAGCAAACTTTCTCGATTGATATTGATAAAAAACAAATCGAAAAAATTCGTGATTTGTATAAGGCTTTATTTACAATTGGTGAAACCTGTCGAGAGATCAATCGTAAGCGTAATATCTTGCTGCAAAGCAACGAAAATGTGCAGAAAATGTTTAATCTACGTGAGCTGAGTGAACAGGTGATTTTAAATTTACCAGAAATTATCAATCAGACCTCACACCAAGTTGAAGAGTATGCGAATCAACGTATTAAAGAAATTGAAAATTACGATTTCTCTGAAATTTTTGAGCGTTATTTAAAGAATTAA
- a CDS encoding HIRAN domain-containing protein, with the protein MMKSVFVLWQDTADTRMWYPVAKLTQKSELEYIFNYTKGAEHKNFTYFPSMENKEKQYKSEKLFTFFKNRLIPESRPEHDSMFEWSGLSPDSKDYLELLAISGGEKKTDHFRIVDIPKKHNNYYCVKFFISSINYLTVDEKESLKLICAGDELNYQFDNSNGVDSDATILLKDQKVKVGYLPHYLCRDLKKLLSFDNNQTVEFSVVKVNHDAPSQFRILCEMKTLWPEGFEPFHDDGFTVI; encoded by the coding sequence ATGATGAAAAGTGTTTTCGTACTTTGGCAGGATACAGCAGATACAAGAATGTGGTATCCAGTTGCTAAGTTGACTCAAAAATCTGAACTTGAATATATCTTTAATTACACTAAAGGCGCTGAACATAAAAATTTTACTTATTTCCCTAGCATGGAAAATAAGGAGAAACAATATAAGTCAGAGAAGTTATTCACTTTTTTCAAAAATAGATTGATCCCAGAGAGTAGACCCGAACATGATAGTATGTTCGAGTGGTCTGGTTTGTCTCCTGATTCTAAAGACTATCTAGAGTTATTAGCTATTTCTGGTGGTGAAAAAAAGACTGATCATTTTCGTATCGTTGATATTCCTAAAAAGCATAATAATTATTATTGTGTAAAATTTTTTATTAGTAGTATTAATTATCTAACAGTAGATGAAAAGGAGTCTTTAAAGCTAATTTGTGCAGGAGATGAATTAAATTATCAATTTGATAATTCTAATGGTGTAGATTCCGATGCTACGATTCTACTTAAAGATCAGAAAGTTAAGGTAGGTTATTTACCACATTATTTATGTCGTGATTTAAAAAAATTGTTGTCCTTTGATAATAATCAAACCGTTGAGTTTTCAGTAGTCAAAGTGAATCATGATGCACCTTCTCAATTTCGAATCTTGTGTGAAATGAAAACTTTATGGCCTGAAGGCTTTGAACCTTTTCATGATGATGGTTTTACCGTGATTTAA